In one window of Paraburkholderia phymatum STM815 DNA:
- a CDS encoding cytochrome c biogenesis protein ResB, whose protein sequence is MSVTTSGLELKSRQRFVRTSVELLSSMRFAIALLVILSIASIIGTVLTQDDPYPNYVNQFGPFWADIFRSLSLYNVYSAWWFMLILGFLVVSVSLCVIRNAPKMIADTKSWKDKVREGSLRAFHHKGEFAVPNATRTQAAATLGKLSAKLGYKYVTRESEGATLIAAKRGALTKLGYISAHLAIVIICIGGLLDSNLPIKLQMWLFDKTPIRGNTVINEIPAEHRLSQGNPTFRGYAWVPEGQHVSTAILNQQDGSLIQDLPFSIELKKFIVDYYTTGMPKLFASDIVVIDHGTGARIPARVEVNKPFEYDGVSIYQSSFQDGGSQMQMTAWPMTGSSNKTQPFNGEIGGSKVLSASMPGADGQTIEFADFRAINVENISNGNGQNDARGVAAHQSLKEAFDERLGSGAKTSKPVDLRNVGPSVQYKVRDKDGQAREYNNYMLPVDVGGERVFLAGMRTNPDDAFRYLRIPADASGTVNEWMHIRSALEDPAVRAQAARDFAGRSVQSNAELQQHLEESAARVLTLFAGDDATLGKAANGQKVGGFQAIAAFIDRSVPKGEQEKAAGLLLRMLEGSMWDVWQIARKQAGEPPASADATTSRFVQSSINALSDSFLYGSPVYLQLDSFRQVQASVFQLTRAPGKKVVYLGSLLLVLGIFSMFYVRERRLWFWLKDSNHGVSVVMAMSTARKTFDFEKEFAQTRDAVGAALGGHPVDADPAPEARGAARGTSEAPADSSDSTR, encoded by the coding sequence ATGAGCGTCACCACGTCGGGTCTGGAATTGAAGTCGCGGCAGCGCTTCGTGCGCACGTCGGTCGAATTGCTGAGTTCGATGCGCTTTGCGATCGCCTTGCTTGTGATCCTGTCGATCGCGAGCATCATCGGCACGGTGCTCACGCAGGACGACCCGTATCCGAACTACGTCAACCAGTTTGGGCCGTTCTGGGCCGACATCTTTCGCTCGCTGAGCCTGTACAACGTGTACAGCGCGTGGTGGTTCATGCTGATCCTCGGCTTTCTGGTCGTGTCGGTCTCGCTGTGCGTGATCCGCAACGCGCCGAAGATGATCGCAGACACGAAGAGCTGGAAAGACAAGGTCCGTGAAGGCAGTCTGCGCGCGTTCCATCACAAGGGTGAATTCGCGGTGCCGAATGCGACGCGCACGCAAGCCGCGGCCACGCTGGGCAAGCTCTCGGCGAAGCTCGGCTACAAGTACGTAACACGCGAGAGCGAAGGCGCGACGCTGATCGCCGCGAAGCGCGGCGCGCTGACCAAGCTCGGCTACATCTCCGCGCACCTTGCCATCGTGATCATCTGCATCGGCGGCCTGCTGGATAGCAATCTGCCCATCAAGCTCCAGATGTGGCTCTTCGACAAGACGCCGATCCGCGGTAACACCGTCATCAACGAGATTCCCGCGGAGCACCGGCTTTCGCAGGGCAATCCGACGTTCCGCGGCTACGCCTGGGTGCCCGAAGGCCAGCATGTGTCGACGGCGATCCTGAACCAGCAGGACGGCTCGCTGATCCAGGACCTGCCGTTCTCGATCGAACTGAAGAAGTTCATCGTCGACTACTACACGACGGGCATGCCGAAGCTCTTCGCGAGCGACATCGTCGTGATCGACCACGGGACGGGCGCGCGCATTCCGGCGCGCGTCGAGGTGAACAAGCCTTTCGAATACGACGGCGTGTCGATCTACCAGTCGAGCTTCCAGGACGGCGGCTCACAGATGCAGATGACAGCCTGGCCGATGACGGGCAGCAGCAACAAGACGCAGCCGTTCAATGGCGAGATAGGCGGCTCGAAGGTGCTGAGCGCGTCGATGCCGGGCGCCGATGGCCAGACAATCGAGTTCGCCGATTTCCGCGCGATCAATGTCGAAAACATCTCGAACGGCAACGGTCAGAACGACGCGCGCGGGGTGGCCGCGCATCAGTCGCTGAAAGAGGCGTTCGACGAGCGGCTCGGCTCCGGCGCGAAGACGTCGAAGCCAGTCGACCTGCGCAACGTCGGCCCGTCGGTCCAGTACAAGGTCCGCGACAAGGACGGCCAGGCGCGTGAGTACAACAATTACATGCTGCCCGTCGATGTGGGCGGTGAGCGTGTGTTCCTCGCCGGCATGCGCACTAACCCGGACGACGCTTTCCGCTATCTGCGCATCCCCGCCGACGCCAGCGGCACAGTCAACGAATGGATGCACATCCGTTCCGCACTCGAGGATCCCGCTGTGCGCGCGCAGGCGGCGCGCGACTTCGCCGGGCGCTCGGTGCAGTCGAATGCAGAGTTGCAGCAGCATCTGGAAGAAAGCGCGGCGCGCGTGCTGACGCTCTTCGCCGGTGACGACGCGACGCTCGGCAAGGCGGCCAATGGTCAGAAGGTTGGCGGCTTCCAGGCAATCGCCGCGTTCATCGACCGCTCCGTCCCCAAAGGTGAGCAGGAGAAGGCGGCAGGACTCTTGCTTCGCATGCTGGAAGGCTCGATGTGGGACGTGTGGCAGATCGCGCGGAAGCAGGCCGGCGAACCCCCGGCATCGGCCGACGCGACCACGAGCCGTTTCGTCCAGAGTTCGATTAATGCGCTATCCGACAGCTTTCTGTACGGTTCGCCCGTCTATTTGCAGCTTGATTCCTTCAGGCAGGTGCAAGCTTCGGTATTTCAGTTGACGCGCGCGCCGGGCAAAAAAGTCGTGTATCTTGGCAGCCTGCTGCTTGTGTTGGGCATCTTTTCGATGTTCTACGTCCGCGAACGGCGCCTGTGGTTCTGGCTCAAGGATTCGAACCACGGCGTGAGCGTCGTGATGGCGATGTCGACGGCACGCAAGACCTTCGATTTCGAGAAGGAATTCGCCCAGACGCGCGACGCGGTGGGCGCGGCGCTGGGCGGCCATCCCGTCGACGCCGATCCCGCCCCCGAGGCAAGGGGCGCCGCCCGGGGTACGAGCGAGGCGCCCGCAGATTCATCCGATTCGACCCGGTAA